In Papaver somniferum cultivar HN1 chromosome 9, ASM357369v1, whole genome shotgun sequence, the genomic stretch AATTATTGAGCGATGATCATAGCGTCGACCGATCGAAAGACTATCGCTTGCGCTATATGGACCATCGAGTGATAATGTCTTTTATCACGTATTACTAAGTTGTAGATTTAACACTTTGGCATTTACATTTGCCACTTTGTTGTCCCCATAATGGTTGTAAAGTGTGAGGTTTGGATGGTGCATAGGTATTGGCCTAAGTGAGTTTGATTTAGACACCTAATTGTTGATGAGGGCATCCTAGTGACAGGCCCTCATGGCAAGTGATATAATAGGTAGGTGCCTAGAGTAActgaacatcttcctctagtgaTTCTTTGGAAACTTCTGAGATATACGATTGTTAATGCATAGTAGTACCAGTCAATAGGAACAACGTGAAAATattgagaggagaaatcattatGCTGGATATATGTTATAAAttgtcgatgatgatgatgataaatcaaCCATGGTTTTGATTTGATGATCattgatgataataataataatagatcTGATGTTGATTTAATAGTAGGAATCTTCACTTGTCTTCGCCGACTTGCAGTTCTACCCATCACTGCCAATTTCAAGAAGAAGAGGATCTAAGATTGTAGCAATAAGGTTTTGAAGAAATAGAAATCTTTATGGATGTTTAAGATTTTGTTTCGGTTACACGTTGAGGGTTCTGAAAGGGATGATCAACGAGGGCTTTTCTTTTTTGTAACATGACTTTTAGTCTTTACTCTTGGATTTGGTAGTCAAATTTGGTATCGAACGCCAAAAAATTAAGTGGAGGTTAACTATAGAATATTTTTTGGACACCACTGTTTTTTTGGaaccatgatttgattaggccacctttcctatagttataaggggtgtcctaaaaggtgAAGATGACTAGTTAACCTTttaacctaattaaaattataactctacaacttcttcttcctttattctacagtttttattcttctcttcttcatcaatttatgatcatctaaacctaatcatatacaaatctaatcaaaatcatcaaatttttatCGTTGTCGATTCATTGAGTTTctatcgtcgattaatcaatcttttgTAAACAAGCCCGTCCATAAATATtttcccacaaaaccattacttctaattcgtttttgattgaaaattttgagtggtagtcatcaaaataggttgaaaatggaagttacagtagtaagttcggttaggaattttGTGGAAAAACTATGTCGAACTAGCCGATCTTGCTGGAAATGAAGATCATGAGAACATTTCggctatttcgcaaaaaaaatatttactaaccgaacttttaATTTCCTAACGAACTTTTTAATTTCCTAACGGAACTTTTTAATTTCCAAACCGAACTTTTAATTTCATaatcgaacttttctctgaaatccTATATATTGAGTTCAGTTACGTCACAATTTTTTTGTCCTAACCGAATTTTCTATatatttagttcggttacgtcgcaagtTTTTTTCTCCTACCTGAACTTTTCTCTAAAagcaaaaaactccattaaaactaagttcggctacctgcgCTTTCATGAACATTAGCTGAACTACATTAGCAgataagttcggctacctgttcttcagatcttGTAGTCGAACTTGTTTGACTTAGCCCAAATCAAGCTAAAAAGTTTCTCATTTTCCAAAatttttggccaattcaagcaacaGACTAAATTTGTAGTATGCTTGGGTGGTTTCAAGCAACAaaataattgagtttttccaactcttatattctccttcttcttccctctTAATAACttaattttaagaaaaataatattgattTAATCTTACAATATTCACTAATTAACCTAACTTAATTACACTAACTAAtgattacactaactaatcactAGATAATCGGTTCCACAGTGTGATGGCCGACCGAAGAAATCgacgtgaaagtatcatttttcctaacacgtcgcgaaagtatcatttttcctgacacgacgcgaattatcatttttcttgacacagcgggaaaatttcatttttcctcacacggggtgaaagtatcacttttcctgaaacagaaaAGTACCCGAtgtataaaccaaaatatggatgcattatgtgttatgcatcctttgtggtggcttGCATtatggctatgcattcaattttcgaaaattgtgcataaagtgaaagtatcacttttcttgaaacggagggggtgcatcattttattagttgcaaaggaaaataagttgatgcataaaccaaaatatagcCACATAAAATATTAcatatcctttgtggtggtttgcataatgaatatatatttaattttcgaaaattgtgcctaaaatgataaacacctccgaatttttcgtaaaatttcaaaatttgatattgttgtttttaCTCATTGCATAGATTTTTTTAAAACCATcacaacgatataaaatttgtaaaattccaaatgcacgaatttttagatatgttatattaatgtTTGGTTGCCAATTATACGCCTGAACAATAGGATACATAAGGAGTTATCTTAATTGGATTAAAAGGGAGAGACAATTTGAAAATTTCCAGGATATGACACCAAACCTCCCAAAGCCAATTTTTTTGTgtcaaattagaaaaaaaatatcatatCCCACATTAACACAAAATCACCTTATATAgagtcctccctcgcttcgccCGGTAGGCCTAATTACACAAACCTAATTAGGCAATGTAATTTTATTAACATAAATATTTAGATTAGAGGTGTCTTcactttacttctaaatgtcttgctataaatagaaccatggtccccacAGAAAACCATGGTCCCAGAAAAAAATCGTTCAACTATAAGACTAAGTCTTATGCGGTGAtagtctagcagctagattagcagtcaggactacctcctaagtcttatgggagtgctaatctagcagctagattagcagtccacgtcagcccagcgctgaatggttcagcgctttaaatcaGCGCTTTAAATCTTAACCGTCAGCTCAAAAACAAATCTCtcagcgctgaaccattccgcgAAAAAGGTGGTTTTTCAACCGCTGAATCATTCAACGTAACTATCTAGCATGCTAGTTCACATTCTAGCAACTGGtaggagagaactagtgttaactttttttgccacacttttttttgaattgaaacacttaagtgctaatctagcacctccaatctagcccataagactaagtctaagtccatttaaatttcCAGAGCCCAGCTTATATATTTGGCACGTCCGTGTTAAACAAGTCCTGAATCTCCTGACCGAGATAAATCCATTCAAAACTCAagacctctctctctctctttcggtCAATATTGTCTACCATAACTAGGGCAAAAGAAAAAGGAGTTTAATGATTTCTCTACCATAGCTAGGGCAAAAGAAAGAAGATTTTAGTGATTATTAGGGTTCCGagcaacaacaatttttttttggggTTTTAGTAAAAGATGGATGTAGTGGTGAGGATACCTAAagataacaataaacaaattacaaatcaGCTTCGAATAATCTCAAGCAAATTAACTGAGCTTGAAACGAAATTCAAAGAATTCGGAAATGGATACCGTAATTGGGTTTCTAAACAATCTTTTCCTGTTGAGGCTACCGTTGCTACCACGTCCGGTGCAATCCAGGGAGCTGCTTTCGGTGGTCTTTTCGGAGCCGCAGCTCAGGTTGCTGGGCATGTATTTCCAGAGCATTCACCTGCCATTAAGGTACTCTTGTATTAAGTTCTCTTAGTATAGTCAAATTTTACTCCTTTTTAATTAGTTTTTTCACCTATGTTCTTTGAATTAAAAATTTTGTAGCTAAAACTTATGTGACTAGTACAGATCAATTGTTCATGTTTTACTTTATTGCATTGACTAGTACAGATCAATCCACTTTGAAAGcttactccttttttttttttaacaatacaATTAGGGGTGTAAAAAGGGGAATTCAATTGAACTGAATTGGATTCACTGATAAATTCCTATGTGCATGCATTAGGGGAATTGGGTTAATACTGTAACTTCAGTTTGTAGATTTCTTTCTGATTGGTTACGCTCTTTCGAGCTTACAGGCTTTCTGCAGTGGTCCTGTGGCAGAAGCTCGTATTATGGCTGCTATGGAGGGTGCCCGTGCCAGTGTAACTTgtatcatgaaaagaattaaaggcAAAGAGGATGTCCAAACTCGGTAACTAACTAACTTACCCACTCTATGTCTTCTGGTTCTTCGGTAACAATTGGGTGGGTGCATAGTGCTCGACGTTAAAATCACATGGGATCCACAGCTTGATAACGAACTGTTGAACTCGGTCCAGTATCTGGTTCTTGATATATAAATGTAGTGGGTCTTCATCTTGACACCTAAGTGAATGCAAGCATTGATTTTGCAGAATGGCAGCAGGTTTTGGTGCTGGAGCCACGCTTGGAATGATTAGGCCGAGGGATTCTTATGGAGCAGTCTATGCAGCCATGCTAGGGGTCGTCGGTGCGCTTGTTGGAGGT encodes the following:
- the LOC113314209 gene encoding chloroplastic import inner membrane translocase subunit HP30-2-like, which encodes MDVVVRIPKDNNKQITNQLRIISSKLTELETKFKEFGNGYRNWVSKQSFPVEATVATTSGAIQGAAFGGLFGAAAQVAGHVFPEHSPAIKAFCSGPVAEARIMAAMEGARASVTCIMKRIKGKEDVQTRMAAGFGAGATLGMIRPRDSYGAVYAAMLGVVGALVGGVFFQLGQKTSQLPGEYTRTRCMLSNLGLQNYEENFKKGLLTDITMPLLTDSVLRDARVPLGPRLLILDHIARDPELQKMRQHHVG